Proteins from one Deltaproteobacteria bacterium genomic window:
- a CDS encoding type II toxin-antitoxin system PemK/MazF family toxin, translating into MCPISSQPRYYRRPGPGDQPLAAWQDVGLRHPTTVRVSKLLAVDKQIIKRVLGTVAAGDLTQIDAALRSALGLR; encoded by the coding sequence GTGTGCCCGATCAGCAGCCAGCCACGATACTATCGCCGGCCCGGGCCGGGCGACCAGCCGCTGGCCGCATGGCAGGACGTTGGCCTTCGCCATCCGACTACCGTGCGCGTTTCCAAGCTCCTCGCGGTCGACAAACAGATCATCAAGCGCGTACTGGGGACCGTCGCAGCGGGGGATTTGACGCAGATCGACGCCGCGCTGCGTTCGGCCCTTGGGCTTCGCTGA